GCACTGACGAAATGGAGTGGGCTAGAGCTTCGCCAGTGATCTCATTGACATTCCTGAGCGAGGCTCACGTTCAGGCTTGTCCACAGCTAGAACAGCTGtcattctccatctccgTTCGGGAGCCGAAATGGGACAGCTCCCACCAACAACGGACCACCCTCTAGCCCGTGTCCGAGTTGAAGCCTCGTCTCCCGGGCAATCGTTGAAAGACATCTCAATCCGAGGTCAGGTGCTCACAGCCAAGTCATGGTTCTTCCATTTGCCCAGAGTAACGAGCCGTCTTTCAGGGTGAACCTGGTCTCCAACTACCTATCCAAGTACTTCGTATACTTGACTCCATGTTGCCCATTACCGAGTATCTTGATCATCGTCAAGCCGTGTCTCGCAGAGGCGTTACCCGAAGTTCAGACATGTTCCCCGTCTGGGCCCAACACAACCAAAAACGGCTGCCGTGGCTTCGTGGTCCTCATCCGCATACCTCCCTTAGACAGCTCAGGTACCTACCCAGAGGGCGAGCAACGGCCCGACCCAGTGAACCACATCCAGGCAGGTTCTAGATTTAAGCCGTCGATGTAACCCTTCAGTCGAACTACCCCATCGcgtcgtctcgtctccatgTCCTCAGGTGGACGCGACGAACAGTTTCCAGATGCAGTGACTAGGCTGCCTCAGACTTGCTTAGCCAGCACGAAATTCAGCTCCAAGGCTGTATTTCTGACAGAACCTCCGTGATTCAGGTGCTGCCGTAGGATACCTGTTACCTGCCACTTGGTGTCAGGCTGCCAATAAGATCACGCGTCCATTGCCCCTCATGTGGAGGAGCATCTTGCATTGTCTCGACCTTTACGGGCGGCGTCAGGGTTGACATGTTTCACGGCGCCATCCCGAATGACACGGCCACACTTGAGTTTGTGTGGCTGACTCTGTGTGGCTGAGCAATGCAGCTCGGGACTTTATTTTAGCGGACCGAGATCAGGCTGTTCTTTTACTTCCCGTTTAGGTGGGACCAAGCTGGACGGGAGGCTGGAAGTTCAGCTCATATCAGTTGGTACGTACCCACTATGCTTTGATCTGCATCCAGCCTCTCCAAGGGCTGCATATTACAACCCAAAGAACGACATTCAATCTCAAAATTCGACGTCAGATCCGCTGTCCGATCCCTCGCGGACCGGCCTGAAAGACGGCTTGTTTTATTCATCGATATACGGGCTTTCACACCTCCTACCTGCCCTGGAAACTGCCCGTTCCAGCTACCAATGAATACGTGACAGCGAAATCCTAGCCTCGCCGTCCTCAACTCATCATGACACGCTCCCCGACCACGAGGCGGAGCCAATTGCTCTCGAGCCCCGAGCGTAACATCGCCGCGAGCTTCCTACTTGATACGCGAAACAACGAGCTTAGCCATCGGGATGCCCTGGCGGCGGCCCAGGTAGAGCACGAGCGGGTGCGCCAGGCTGCGATCCGAGTCTACGAGCTTCATGAGCTGCAACAAGAGCACCGACGtatcgtcgaggaggagcgcaaggAGCAAGAGAGACTTCGGGCAGAAGCTCTAGTTGTcgctgaggagaagagacTTCGTGaactcaaggccaagacgatTCCTCGATTACCACCAGAGCCCGAACCTCCCACTCCCCCTCCGGCACCCAAACCAGATCCTTCGAAGACAACAAACGGCACTACACCAGTAAAGGAATCGAAGCGGGTCGAACCATCGACAACTCCCCCTTcagagatcaagaagcctgCTCTTGCACCCCCTGCCACTAGCAGCCCCTTCGCACCCCAGAACAAACCGACGATTAGCAGCCCACTTGCTGCTGCAACTTCCGGACAAACAACAACACATGGACTGTTCCAGAAAACAAACGGACCAGTTGCGGCACAACCCGCTGCGCCTGCTCCTGCTCAACCTTTGGCAAAACCCGCCGCACCTCCTGTGCAACCCGCAGCGAGTCCCACCGAGGATCGATATAGCCAGATTCACCAGGAACTCAAGAAGCTGCGCCGGGAACTTCAGGCACAGTCTAAAGTCCCTGGCTCTCCGctcaagggcaagcttgGAACCTTCCGTCGAGAGATCCGGGTGGCTATCGGCCAGCTGACCGGCGGAAAGGGTGCCAACGCCAAACCAGTAAGTAAGATGTTTTGATATGAGGGCATTCTCTAACAAAGACTAGGTCCAGAAGATCACAGACACATTGAAGGAGGCCTTGAAGGGTGGTACACCGAGCCCGCCAATCGATGTTGGCCTGTTTGTGGTCGACAAGAGAGAGCCCGTTCAAGGAGCCACCCACAACGACCAAACACTGCCTTCACTCTTCATTTATCTCATGAATATCTGTGCCAAGGCCATTATCAACCAGTTCATCAACGAAGGTGGCGCCAACCCAAAGGCCGCAGACCCGATCGGGGTCTTTACAGCCCACATCTTCTCAAACCAGGAGTTTGAATGGCGAGGGCAATCCCTGATCGACATCGTAATGGCGAAGTACCGAATCGTGTGCCCAGTCCTCTTCGGCCACAGAGGCAGCGATCGAACAGAGCGCGGTCGTATCTCTATCGGTTGGAAGAAGGATGGGCCGGCCTGGATCACAGAACAGAGCCACAACGACAGGATGACTGGCCTGGGTGCTGGCTTTGCCTCTCTTTCTCTGAGAGACTTCAGCAAGTCATCAAAGAAGAACCCCTACCCACCTACGAATTACTGGAAGGCGCTCGCATACATCGTCAACTCGCCCCCCAACGAGATCTCAAACACACAATACGTTGTCTTGCGGTCCATGATCCAGGGCCACGAGCAACGCTTCCTCAACTTTTACGGCAACGCAGCTTTGGCTGCTCTCCGCCTTGCGCTTGTCGAATTCCCCAAGAAGGCGCCCCAAAACGCCACGGCTGCCGGTTCTCTGGCCGCTCTGGCTGATGTGCTCAAGAGCGAATCGGGACTGGTGCTGGCTTAGAAGAACAAGGACACCCGGCAAGGAGAATCAAGGgggacgagaagaagcaaatGGAAAAAGAACACGTTCAAGCCGGTGCTGTAACAGGCGTTCAGGACAGAGATATCattcttgttgatgaggaaaGGCATCACATCACCATAGGCATAGGCTTGGCAGGCATAGCAGGTGTTTGGCGGACTTGTTGGATTATGTCACGCCGTTTGAGCAGACAAACGGCCACGTCTGCTCCTCTTTATCTATCCTTCTAGTATACAaccaagacaaagaaaaaagaagaagatttCCGGTCATTGCGTGTACGCAGTCGTAGCAATTCCCACCCAAAACTCCGATTTCCCAACGTAAAAGTGTCATGAACGCTTCTGACAAAAGTGTGCTGCATCAGGACAGCCCCCTTACCCCTTCTCTAAACTCGAGACTCGGGAGTATTATAGAATCAAGAGGAGGACCAACAGCAGGATGAGCACAAATATGAGGACAGCTATGCAGCAGCTACTATACCGATCCTCGTTCGCGCGTATCACATGCTGCAGCTTCTGCATGCCCGTCTGCAGTCGGCCACCCACGCGATCAGCCGCCTCatcgacaacctcaagcaTCTCGCGCTGTTCCTCCAGCTCCCTACCCATATCGTCAGCCTGCCTTCGGAGATTGCCCACGGTCTGGAACACGCCATCCAGGTGCTGGTCCTGCTCGCGCATTATCtccatctgctgctgctgctcaaaCTCGGCGTACGTATCGtcaccgtcgccgtcgatGGCGAACGCGTTGGGGTCGGGCAGGTCACCTCCACGGACGGCGTCGACCTTCTTGGCAAGCTCGTCGCGCATGTCGTCGATCTCGCCGCCGACCTCCTGCACCAGGCGCTTCCGGCGTGTCACCTCATGTGCAGAGAGACCAAACTGCGCGGGGTTGGACTCGACGGCCTGCACCGAGGCGACGAGGTCGGCTAGGTCGTCGGCGAGGGATGAGAGAGCGGCTTCGAGGTCGGAGCGAGCGGAAGCAAGTTCAGGGGAGTCGGCATTTGTGGAGAGGGAGCGGATGCGGAGATATGAGGCGAACAGCGGCCTAGCCGAGGCCATCTGAGTGAGAACATCTCTGCGTGGCAGTTAGCGTGATGAACAGCTAAACATTGGGATGATAACGAAGGATGGAAACGCACTGTTGGACCTGGAGGAAGGGGTCCTCTTCGTTTGTGGAGGACATCATCCTAACGGTATGAGGCGTGAAGACGCATAAGCGTCAATGTGCGATGATGTCTGGGCGACTCTAGCAGTTGGATTAATTGAAGCCAGAAGATTCAATCTCGGAGCCTGTTCGAATGCGACAATGGGAGGTTGGAGGGGATGACGTTGCAGGGACCCTGGGCCTGGGGAGCGCTCGGTGAGAGCTGcgaggtacgtaccttttTCTGGGCTCCCTCTCAGTCACACCGAGCTCTCACCTACAAATTCGACCCGCACACCAAGTGAATTTGGATTGTGCATGATAGATCGAAATTTGCCCAAATCTTGAGGCTAATATTTGAACTGGCCGGAACTTGGACTTCTCGTAGTCTAATACCCAGTAGCTTTGTTCTATCTGCCGTTCAACGACTCGCCCAGTTGTTGAGAGTGCACAACTCCTCCAACTGATCTTTTTAGAGACAGCCTGCATATCTAACAGACAAGGGCTCTGAACAAGGGACGAGAAAACAACACCAGAGAGGACCAGGGCCAGATCTTAGCAAGTATTCACCCAGCATACAGTAAGCTTCCAGCCAAACAAACCACCGAGAATCCATCATTGACACTGCTCCAGGGTAGTCAACAACTCGACTGTATCTCATCATGATACCTGAAAAGCCCCTGCCATTCAATGGCGACTTTGCTTCTCCCGAGGAGTACATCGATGAACTCCTCAAGTTCTCAAGGACCTCGGAGACTTTCCAAATTCTCTGTGGTGGTGTTCACATCCTCGACTTCTTCACCATCGAACCTGGCCTCTTCCACTACGCCATACCCAAGGAGTGGCATCCCTTCATCTTGTCATGCAGTCTCATGGACCTCCTGGATCTCCTCATGCGAGATGATCTGGATAATCTCAAATTCGAAGGAGAGGCCCCTCCGGAGAGCTTCATCGAATATATTCGAACAGTCCGAAACCTATCTCTTGGTCGCTCATTCACACCCCCGAAGGAGAAACTGCCTGCTCTGCCACGCCCAGTCGCCGTGGGCATGAACCGCAAAAAGGTCCATGAGGTCACCAACTTTGCCGACTATCTCGATAGGCTGTCAGGGGATCTTTCTGAGAAATTCGGTGACGAAATCACCCACTTTGTTGACTTTGGCAGTGGTCAGAATTATCTTGGTCGGGCAATGGCAAGCGAACCATATAACCGATATGTGGTTGCCGTTGAAGGGCGTGAGAATAACGTTACAGCAGCAAGAGGCCTCGATATGACTTCTGGTTTGGccgtcaagcccaaggtcaTGAGAAACAAGAAGCTGTGGAATCAGATCATCGAAGCACGCGGCCCAGACGCACAAGATGATCCAGAGGCTTTGGCCAAGGCTATCCGCGAAGTGGCAGGAGATGAAGCATTCGAGTTCAGGCCCACCAGAGAACTCGAAGCGGAATACACGGCGGAAGAAGGCAAGGGGTTTGTCCAGTATATCTCGGGTCGTCTCGACAGCGGTGATCTTGCCGACGTCATTGCCCAAATCGACAACGGGAGCAAAACAGAGGGCGAAAAGAAGGACTTGAGGTTGATGGCAATGTCAATCCACTCCTGCGGAAACCTGTCGCACTTTGGAATTCGCTCCCTGATCCTCAACCCTAGCATCCGGGCGGTGGCAATTGTTGGATGCTGCTACAACTTGATGACCGAGAAGCTAGGACCGCCGACCTACAAGCATGCTTTCTTGAGGCCGACTCTCCAGGCTGTCAACGGCCGGCTCGTCCGAGAATCCGACAAGCATGACCCGCAAGGGTTCCCCATGAGCCAAAAGTTCTCGACATATGAAGGT
This genomic interval from Fusarium keratoplasticum isolate Fu6.1 chromosome 9, whole genome shotgun sequence contains the following:
- a CDS encoding T-SNARE coiled-coil-like proteiny domain-containing protein, which translates into the protein MMSSTNEEDPFLQVQQDVLTQMASARPLFASYLRIRSLSTNADSPELASARSDLEAALSSLADDLADLVASVQAVESNPAQFGLSAHEVTRRKRLVQEVGGEIDDMRDELAKKVDAVRGGDLPDPNAFAIDGDGDDTYAEFEQQQQMEIMREQDQHLDGVFQTVGNLRRQADDMGRELEEQREMLEVVDEAADRVGGRLQTGMQKLQHVIRANEDRYSSCCIAVLIFVLILLLVLLLIL
- a CDS encoding Methyltranfer-dom domain-containing protein yields the protein MIPEKPLPFNGDFASPEEYIDELLKFSRTSETFQILCGGVHILDFFTIEPGLFHYAIPKEWHPFILSCSLMDLLDLLMRDDLDNLKFEGEAPPESFIEYIRTVRNLSLGRSFTPPKEKLPALPRPVAVGMNRKKVHEVTNFADYLDRLSGDLSEKFGDEITHFVDFGSGQNYLGRAMASEPYNRYVVAVEGRENNVTAARGLDMTSGLAVKPKVMRNKKLWNQIIEARGPDAQDDPEALAKAIREVAGDEAFEFRPTRELEAEYTAEEGKGFVQYISGRLDSGDLADVIAQIDNGSKTEGEKKDLRLMAMSIHSCGNLSHFGIRSLILNPSIRAVAIVGCCYNLMTEKLGPPTYKHAFLRPTLQAVNGRLVRESDKHDPQGFPMSQKFSTYEGDGVRLNITARMMACQAPQNWTEKESAGFFSRHFFRAVLQKIFLDRGVVTKVRHSDAQGGPEADATVATKSDSESPFDISTNPVIIGSLRKNCYGSFKDYVRGAVQKLTTNSDFKQYADVMREKMGDITDEEIERYEATYLPRKKELCAVWSLMAFSAMAVESLIVSDRWTFLREHDDLVRHAWVETVFDYEQSPRNLVVVGVKQ
- a CDS encoding MRNA export factor GLE1, with protein sequence MTRSPTTRRSQLLSSPERNIAASFLLDTRNNELSHRDALAAAQVEHERVRQAAIRVYELHELQQEHRRIVEEERKEQERLRAEALVVAEEKRLRELKAKTIPRLPPEPEPPTPPPAPKPDPSKTTNGTTPVKESKRVEPSTTPPSEIKKPALAPPATSSPFAPQNKPTISSPLAAATSGQTTTHGLFQKTNGPVAAQPAAPAPAQPLAKPAAPPVQPAASPTEDRYSQIHQELKKLRRELQAQSKVPGSPLKGKLGTFRREIRVAIGQLTGGKGANAKPVQKITDTLKEALKGGTPSPPIDVGLFVVDKREPVQGATHNDQTLPSLFIYLMNICAKAIINQFINEGGANPKAADPIGVFTAHIFSNQEFEWRGQSLIDIVMAKYRIVCPVLFGHRGSDRTERGRISIGWKKDGPAWITEQSHNDRMTGLGAGFASLSLRDFSKSSKKNPYPPTNYWKALAYIVNSPPNEISNTQYVVLRSMIQGHEQRFLNFYGNAALAALRLALVEFPKKAPQNATAAGSLAALADVLKSESGLVLA